One Synergistaceae bacterium genomic window, GGAACAGGATGGCGTAGCTGGTCTCCCTGGTCATTTCCAGAGGCAGCAGGTGAAACTCCAGTTCGGGGTACATTCCGGCGAACACCGCGGCCTGGCACCCGTCCAGCACGGCCGCGTCCACTCGGGTGTTCCGCAGTTCCTGAACGACGGCAGGCGTCCCGTTGATGGGGGAGACCGTCACGCCGGGGAACGTCTCGGCTCTTTTCTCGTAGGAGGTTCCGAAGGGAACCGCCACCTTGCGCCCGTTCAGTGACTCTATCGTGGGATAGGGGGCGGCCTTCCGGCTGATGATGGCGATGGTCGGATAGAAATAGGAAGAGGAAGCGTCCAGCCGCTCCAGCCGCTCAGGGGTCGGAGAAATGCCGGAAATCACGAAATCCGCCCGTCCGCTGGTCAGAGCGCCCACCAGCCCCGCAAACTCCATGTCGCTGATGTCGAGTTTGAAACCCAGTTTTTCCGCCAGTCGGTTGACGATGTCGATGTCCAGCCCCTCGAAACCGCCTCCCTGAGTGGCGGACTCAAACGGCGCGAACGTGGCGTTGATCGCCAGACGCAGCGTCTTTCCCTTCAACGCGTCCGCCGGGGCGGCGAAAGCGCAGGACGCCGCCAGA contains:
- a CDS encoding ABC transporter substrate-binding protein; the protein is MKKVSKLCAGLCVASLLVVLAASCAFAAPADALKGKTLRLAINATFAPFESATQGGGFEGLDIDIVNRLAEKLGFKLDISDMEFAGLVGALTSGRADFVISGISPTPERLERLDASSSYFYPTIAIISRKAAPYPTIESLNGRKVAVPFGTSYEKRAETFPGVTVSPINGTPAVVQELRNTRVDAAVLDGCQAAVFAGMYPELEFHLLPLEMTRETSYAILFPKGSELREPIDAALKEIVDSGELYKMIEKWMGAAYLADYRERITQSKGK